In the Populus trichocarpa isolate Nisqually-1 chromosome 1, P.trichocarpa_v4.1, whole genome shotgun sequence genome, one interval contains:
- the LOC7472765 gene encoding kinesin-like protein KIN-14J isoform X2 → MDISPERSLSENGGYDSSNEAHADDVNIQSLVEWLNHALPHLNMPLDASEEELRAYLIDGTVLCSILNKFCPGLVEMRGSSEPGPENIRKFLAAMDELALPRFVLADIQEGYMEPVLQCLVTLKTHIEFNGGKESIREHLRRRWNLPKMEFSEGIDNSQVDTMTYGENSSIYGEERQRDSFDNKYGSASAALVHDVVHNLSEMFQQKQGSYADLSDSNILELMKSNGLDNTSTRTLFSLVNRILEESIERKNGHVHHMAHIVKKVVQVIEQRVSTLAVNLKDQNNLYKVRLGKCQSRIKVLETLAAGTTEEIRVLLSQLQQIKIEKTKIEEKKKLEEQELLRTKQEKIHSDIENSTLKHELEIAKTTHEEHCLLLQVQAEETKVELEKKLKELECFLAESMKRVKELESFSESKSQRWKSKEGSYRSFIDYQSRALKELRAAADSVKHEILKAKRSYAEEFNFLGVKLKGLADAAANYHSVLAENRRLYNEVQDLKGNIRVYCRIRPFLPGQSKKRTTVEYIGENGELVISNPSKQGKDSHRLFKLNKVFGPAATQEEVFLDTQPLIRSVLDGYNVCIFAYGQTGSGKTYTMSGPNMTSQEDWGVNYRALHDLFQISQNRKSSISYEVGVQMVEIYNEQVRDLLSSDGPHRRLGIWSTTQPNGLAVPDASMHAVTSTADVLELMRIGLMNRAVGATALNERSSRSHSVLTIHVYGMDLETGAVLRGNLHLVDLAGSERVDRSEATGERLREAQHINKSLSALGDVIFSLAQKSQHVPYRNSKLTQVLQSSLGGQAKTLMFVQLNPDVDSYSETISTLKFAERVSGVELGAAKSNKEGRNIRELMEQVGLLKETISRKDEEIERLQHLQASGNSVKCDMNSRRYDSSSPRRHSIGTALHNHRLSGGKGSGLFEKASSDTDNCSGNSERHSEAGSVKSMDDFKDLKTLLPQSKSMDYLSLKKEFVSQPKFVGPGVDQNDKEDLDLLGFGDADSDERLSDISDGCLSRAETEGSLGSAVEFTLFPESKPSEVAKPAGKAENKSRLTFASGLPKPSQRPAQTRLPRLSLAKSSASKASSSMSESRKPPASGFSATKPGKRWH, encoded by the exons ATGGATATTTCGCCAGAACGCAGCTTGAGCGAAAATGGGGGATATGACAGCTCTAATGAAGCTCATGCTGATGATG TCAATAttcaatcattggttgagtggtTAAACCATGCCCTACCTCATTTAAATATGCCATTGGATGCTTCAGAGGAGGAACTGAGAGCATACTTGATTGATGGCACTGTCTTGTGTAGTATTTTGAACAAGTTCTGTCCTGGTTTAGTTGAAATG AGAGGCAGTTCTGAACCTGGACCAGAAAATATCCGAAAGTTTCTAGCAGCTATGGATGAATTGGCCTTGCCTAGGTTTGTACTTGCAGACATACAGGAG GGATACATGGAGCCAGTTCTGCAGTGTCTTGTGACCCTTAAAACACACATTGAATTTAATGGTGGGAAAGAGAGCATCCGTGAGCATCTAAGAAGAAGATGGAATCTACCAAAGATGGAGTTTTCAGAGGGAATCGATAACTCGCAAGTGGACACAATGACATATGGTGAAAACTCTTCCATATATGGAGAAGAGAGGCAAAGAGATTCTTTTGACAACAAATATGGAAGCG CGTCTGCTGCTTTGGTGCATGATGTTGTACACAATTTATCTGAGATGTTCCAACAAAAGCAAGGGTCTTATGCTGATCTTTCAGATTCCAATATTTTGGAATTGATGAAATCAAATGGGCTGGAC AATACCTCTACTCGAACATTGTTCAGCTTAGTGAACAGAATTCTGGAAGAAAGCATTGAAAGAAAGAATGGGCATGTCCATCAT ATGGCTCATATAGTGAAGAAAGTTGTGCAAGTTATTGAACAACGGGTTTCAACTCTAGCAGTGAACTTGAAAGAT CAAAACAATCTTTACAAGGTTCGCTTGGGAAAGTGCCAATCACGAATAAAAGTCTTAGAGACCCTTGCAGCTGGAACCACAGAAGAAATTCGG GTTTTGTTGTCACAGCTACAGCAAATCAAG attgagaaaactaaaatagaggaaaagaaaaaacttgaagagcAGGAGCTACTTAGAACAAAGCAAGAGAAAATCCACAGTGATATTGAGAACTCAACGCTGAAACATGAACTAGAGATAGCCAAGACAACACATGAAGAGCATTGCTTGCTATTGCAAGTGCAGGCTGAGGAAACTAAAGTTGAATTggagaagaaattaaaggaaCTTGAATGCTTCTTAGCAGAATCAATGAAGAGGGTGAAAGAACTCGAGTCATTTTCTGAATCTAAATCACAGAGATGGAAAAGTAAAGAGGGCTCCTATAGAAGCTTTATAGATTATCAATCTAGAGCTTTGAAG GAATTGAGGGCAGCTGCTGACTCTGTAAAACATGAGATCTTGAAGGCCAAAAGGAGTTACGCCGAGGAATTTAATTTCTTGG gtgtgaagctTAAAGGACTAGCAGATGCTGCTGCAAATTATCATTCAGTTCTTGCAGAAAATCGAAGGCTGTACAATGAGGTTCAGGATTTGAAAG GCAATATTAGAGTGTATTGTCGGATAAGACCATTCCTTCCTGGACAATCTAAGAAGCGAACAACAGTAGAATATATCGGTGAGAATGGTGAATTGGTTATATCAAATCCTTCAAAACAAGGAAAAGACAGTCATAGgcttttcaaattaaacaagGTTTTTGGTCCAGCAGCTACTCAAG AGGAGGTATTTTTAGACACCCAACCACTTATTCGGTCTGTTCTTGATGGATACAATGTATGTATATTTGCATATGGTCAAACAGGCTCAGGAAAGACCTATACAATG AGTGGGCCTAATATGACATCACAAGAAGATTGGGGGGTCAATTACCGAGCGCTGCATGATCTTTTTCAGATCTCCCAAAACAGGAAAAGCTCCATTTCATATGAAGTTGGTGTTCAAATGGTAGAAATTTACAATGAGCAAGTTCGTGATTTACTCTCAAGTGATGGTCCTCACAGAAG ACTTGGGATTTGGAGTACAACCCAACCAAATGGTTTGGCTGTCCCTGATGCCAGCATGCATGCTGTTACATCAACTGCAGATGTGTTGGAATTAATGCGCATTGGGTTAATGAACCGTGCAGTGGGCGCTACAGCTCTAAATGAAAGAAGTAGTAGATCCCACAG TGTTCTCACCATTCATGTCTATGGCATGGACTTGGAAACTGGTGCTGTTTTACGTGGTAACCTACACTTGGTTGACCTTGCTGGTAGTGAAAGAGTGGATCGATCTGAAGCTACTGGAGAAAGGTTGAGGGAAGCAcaacatataaataaatcattatctGCACTCGGGgatgttatattttctttagcGCAAAAGAGTCAGCATGTGCCATACAGAAATAGCAAACTAACTCAAGTACTTCAAAGTTCATTAG GTGGTCAAGCGAAGACCCTCATGTTTGTGCAGCTTAATCCTGATGTAGATTCCTATTCAGAAACTATAAGTACTTTGAAGTTTGCTGAGAGGGTTTCAGGGGTTGAGTTAGGTGCTGCAAAGAGCAACAAAGAGGGGAGAAATATTAGAGAACTCATGGAGCAG GTTGGATTGCTCAAAGAGACAATTTCAAGGAAAGATGAAGAGATTGAGCGGCTGCAGCATCTCCAGGCGAGTGGCAATAGTGTGAAGTGTGATATGAATTCACGTAGGTATGATTCCTCTTCTCCAAGAAGACATTCAATTGGGACTGCACTGCATAACCATAGGCTATCAGGAGGGAAAGGTTCAGGGCTTTTCGAGAAAGCATCTTCTGATACGGACAACTGTTCTGGGAACAGTGAAAGACACTCTGAAGCTGGTTCTGTAAAGTCAATGGATGACTTTAAGGATCTCAAAACTTTGCTTCCACAGTCAAAGTCAATGGATTACTTATCACTCAAAAAGGAATTTGTCTCTCAGCCTAAGTTTGTGGGACCAGGTGTTGATCAGAATGATAAAGAAGACCTTGATCTCTTGGGCTTTGGAGATGCAGATTCTGATGAGCGATTAAGTGACATATCTGATGGTTGTCTTTCAAGGGCTGAAACTGAAGGCTCTCTGGGTAGTGCAGTAGAGTTCACTCTTTTCCCTGAATCTAAACCTTCTGAAGTTGCAAAACCAGCCGGAAAGGCTGAGAACAAGAG CAGACTGACTTTTGCATCTGGGCTTCCTAAGCCTTCGCAAAGACCGGCGCAAACAAGATTACCACGCTTGTCTCTGGCTAAGAGCTCTGCCTCTAAGGCTTCATCGA GTATGTCAGAATCTAGGAAACCTCCTGCAAGCGGTTTCTCTGCAACCAAGCCAGGGAAACGATGGCACTGA
- the LOC7472765 gene encoding kinesin-like protein KIN-14J isoform X1, whose protein sequence is MDISPERSLSENGGYDSSNEAHADDVNIQSLVEWLNHALPHLNMPLDASEEELRAYLIDGTVLCSILNKFCPGLVEMRGSSEPGPENIRKFLAAMDELALPRFVLADIQEGYMEPVLQCLVTLKTHIEFNGGKESIREHLRRRWNLPKMEFSEGIDNSQVDTMTYGENSSIYGEERQRDSFDNKYGSASAALVHDVVHNLSEMFQQKQGSYADLSDSNILELMKSNGLDNTSTRTLFSLVNRILEESIERKNGHVHHQMAHIVKKVVQVIEQRVSTLAVNLKDQNNLYKVRLGKCQSRIKVLETLAAGTTEEIRVLLSQLQQIKIEKTKIEEKKKLEEQELLRTKQEKIHSDIENSTLKHELEIAKTTHEEHCLLLQVQAEETKVELEKKLKELECFLAESMKRVKELESFSESKSQRWKSKEGSYRSFIDYQSRALKELRAAADSVKHEILKAKRSYAEEFNFLGVKLKGLADAAANYHSVLAENRRLYNEVQDLKGNIRVYCRIRPFLPGQSKKRTTVEYIGENGELVISNPSKQGKDSHRLFKLNKVFGPAATQEEVFLDTQPLIRSVLDGYNVCIFAYGQTGSGKTYTMSGPNMTSQEDWGVNYRALHDLFQISQNRKSSISYEVGVQMVEIYNEQVRDLLSSDGPHRRLGIWSTTQPNGLAVPDASMHAVTSTADVLELMRIGLMNRAVGATALNERSSRSHSVLTIHVYGMDLETGAVLRGNLHLVDLAGSERVDRSEATGERLREAQHINKSLSALGDVIFSLAQKSQHVPYRNSKLTQVLQSSLGGQAKTLMFVQLNPDVDSYSETISTLKFAERVSGVELGAAKSNKEGRNIRELMEQVGLLKETISRKDEEIERLQHLQASGNSVKCDMNSRRYDSSSPRRHSIGTALHNHRLSGGKGSGLFEKASSDTDNCSGNSERHSEAGSVKSMDDFKDLKTLLPQSKSMDYLSLKKEFVSQPKFVGPGVDQNDKEDLDLLGFGDADSDERLSDISDGCLSRAETEGSLGSAVEFTLFPESKPSEVAKPAGKAENKSRLTFASGLPKPSQRPAQTRLPRLSLAKSSASKASSSMSESRKPPASGFSATKPGKRWH, encoded by the exons ATGGATATTTCGCCAGAACGCAGCTTGAGCGAAAATGGGGGATATGACAGCTCTAATGAAGCTCATGCTGATGATG TCAATAttcaatcattggttgagtggtTAAACCATGCCCTACCTCATTTAAATATGCCATTGGATGCTTCAGAGGAGGAACTGAGAGCATACTTGATTGATGGCACTGTCTTGTGTAGTATTTTGAACAAGTTCTGTCCTGGTTTAGTTGAAATG AGAGGCAGTTCTGAACCTGGACCAGAAAATATCCGAAAGTTTCTAGCAGCTATGGATGAATTGGCCTTGCCTAGGTTTGTACTTGCAGACATACAGGAG GGATACATGGAGCCAGTTCTGCAGTGTCTTGTGACCCTTAAAACACACATTGAATTTAATGGTGGGAAAGAGAGCATCCGTGAGCATCTAAGAAGAAGATGGAATCTACCAAAGATGGAGTTTTCAGAGGGAATCGATAACTCGCAAGTGGACACAATGACATATGGTGAAAACTCTTCCATATATGGAGAAGAGAGGCAAAGAGATTCTTTTGACAACAAATATGGAAGCG CGTCTGCTGCTTTGGTGCATGATGTTGTACACAATTTATCTGAGATGTTCCAACAAAAGCAAGGGTCTTATGCTGATCTTTCAGATTCCAATATTTTGGAATTGATGAAATCAAATGGGCTGGAC AATACCTCTACTCGAACATTGTTCAGCTTAGTGAACAGAATTCTGGAAGAAAGCATTGAAAGAAAGAATGGGCATGTCCATCAT CAGATGGCTCATATAGTGAAGAAAGTTGTGCAAGTTATTGAACAACGGGTTTCAACTCTAGCAGTGAACTTGAAAGAT CAAAACAATCTTTACAAGGTTCGCTTGGGAAAGTGCCAATCACGAATAAAAGTCTTAGAGACCCTTGCAGCTGGAACCACAGAAGAAATTCGG GTTTTGTTGTCACAGCTACAGCAAATCAAG attgagaaaactaaaatagaggaaaagaaaaaacttgaagagcAGGAGCTACTTAGAACAAAGCAAGAGAAAATCCACAGTGATATTGAGAACTCAACGCTGAAACATGAACTAGAGATAGCCAAGACAACACATGAAGAGCATTGCTTGCTATTGCAAGTGCAGGCTGAGGAAACTAAAGTTGAATTggagaagaaattaaaggaaCTTGAATGCTTCTTAGCAGAATCAATGAAGAGGGTGAAAGAACTCGAGTCATTTTCTGAATCTAAATCACAGAGATGGAAAAGTAAAGAGGGCTCCTATAGAAGCTTTATAGATTATCAATCTAGAGCTTTGAAG GAATTGAGGGCAGCTGCTGACTCTGTAAAACATGAGATCTTGAAGGCCAAAAGGAGTTACGCCGAGGAATTTAATTTCTTGG gtgtgaagctTAAAGGACTAGCAGATGCTGCTGCAAATTATCATTCAGTTCTTGCAGAAAATCGAAGGCTGTACAATGAGGTTCAGGATTTGAAAG GCAATATTAGAGTGTATTGTCGGATAAGACCATTCCTTCCTGGACAATCTAAGAAGCGAACAACAGTAGAATATATCGGTGAGAATGGTGAATTGGTTATATCAAATCCTTCAAAACAAGGAAAAGACAGTCATAGgcttttcaaattaaacaagGTTTTTGGTCCAGCAGCTACTCAAG AGGAGGTATTTTTAGACACCCAACCACTTATTCGGTCTGTTCTTGATGGATACAATGTATGTATATTTGCATATGGTCAAACAGGCTCAGGAAAGACCTATACAATG AGTGGGCCTAATATGACATCACAAGAAGATTGGGGGGTCAATTACCGAGCGCTGCATGATCTTTTTCAGATCTCCCAAAACAGGAAAAGCTCCATTTCATATGAAGTTGGTGTTCAAATGGTAGAAATTTACAATGAGCAAGTTCGTGATTTACTCTCAAGTGATGGTCCTCACAGAAG ACTTGGGATTTGGAGTACAACCCAACCAAATGGTTTGGCTGTCCCTGATGCCAGCATGCATGCTGTTACATCAACTGCAGATGTGTTGGAATTAATGCGCATTGGGTTAATGAACCGTGCAGTGGGCGCTACAGCTCTAAATGAAAGAAGTAGTAGATCCCACAG TGTTCTCACCATTCATGTCTATGGCATGGACTTGGAAACTGGTGCTGTTTTACGTGGTAACCTACACTTGGTTGACCTTGCTGGTAGTGAAAGAGTGGATCGATCTGAAGCTACTGGAGAAAGGTTGAGGGAAGCAcaacatataaataaatcattatctGCACTCGGGgatgttatattttctttagcGCAAAAGAGTCAGCATGTGCCATACAGAAATAGCAAACTAACTCAAGTACTTCAAAGTTCATTAG GTGGTCAAGCGAAGACCCTCATGTTTGTGCAGCTTAATCCTGATGTAGATTCCTATTCAGAAACTATAAGTACTTTGAAGTTTGCTGAGAGGGTTTCAGGGGTTGAGTTAGGTGCTGCAAAGAGCAACAAAGAGGGGAGAAATATTAGAGAACTCATGGAGCAG GTTGGATTGCTCAAAGAGACAATTTCAAGGAAAGATGAAGAGATTGAGCGGCTGCAGCATCTCCAGGCGAGTGGCAATAGTGTGAAGTGTGATATGAATTCACGTAGGTATGATTCCTCTTCTCCAAGAAGACATTCAATTGGGACTGCACTGCATAACCATAGGCTATCAGGAGGGAAAGGTTCAGGGCTTTTCGAGAAAGCATCTTCTGATACGGACAACTGTTCTGGGAACAGTGAAAGACACTCTGAAGCTGGTTCTGTAAAGTCAATGGATGACTTTAAGGATCTCAAAACTTTGCTTCCACAGTCAAAGTCAATGGATTACTTATCACTCAAAAAGGAATTTGTCTCTCAGCCTAAGTTTGTGGGACCAGGTGTTGATCAGAATGATAAAGAAGACCTTGATCTCTTGGGCTTTGGAGATGCAGATTCTGATGAGCGATTAAGTGACATATCTGATGGTTGTCTTTCAAGGGCTGAAACTGAAGGCTCTCTGGGTAGTGCAGTAGAGTTCACTCTTTTCCCTGAATCTAAACCTTCTGAAGTTGCAAAACCAGCCGGAAAGGCTGAGAACAAGAG CAGACTGACTTTTGCATCTGGGCTTCCTAAGCCTTCGCAAAGACCGGCGCAAACAAGATTACCACGCTTGTCTCTGGCTAAGAGCTCTGCCTCTAAGGCTTCATCGA GTATGTCAGAATCTAGGAAACCTCCTGCAAGCGGTTTCTCTGCAACCAAGCCAGGGAAACGATGGCACTGA
- the LOC7472765 gene encoding kinesin-like protein KIN-14J isoform X3, whose product MDISPERSLSENGGYDSSNEAHADDVNIQSLVEWLNHALPHLNMPLDASEEELRAYLIDGTVLCSILNKFCPGLVEMRGSSEPGPENIRKFLAAMDELALPRFVLADIQEGYMEPVLQCLVTLKTHIEFNGGKESIREHLRRRWNLPKMEFSEGIDNSQVDTMTYGENSSIYGEERQRDSFDNKYGSASAALVHDVVHNLSEMFQQKQGSYADLSDSNILELMKSNGLDNTSTRTLFSLVNRILEESIERKNGHVHHQMAHIVKKVVQVIEQRVSTLAVNLKDQNNLYKVRLGKCQSRIKVLETLAAGTTEEIRVLLSQLQQIKIEKTKIEEKKKLEEQELLRTKQEKIHSDIENSTLKHELEIAKTTHEEHCLLLQVQAEETKVELEKKLKELECFLAESMKRVKELESFSESKSQRWKSKEGSYRSFIDYQSRALKELRAAADSVKHEILKAKRSYAEEFNFLGVKLKGLADAAANYHSVLAENRRLYNEVQDLKGNIRVYCRIRPFLPGQSKKRTTVEYIGENGELVISNPSKQGKDSHRLFKLNKVFGPAATQEEVFLDTQPLIRSVLDGYNVCIFAYGQTGSGKTYTMSGPNMTSQEDWGVNYRALHDLFQISQNRKSSISYEVGVQMVEIYNEQVRDLLSSDGPHRRLGIWSTTQPNGLAVPDASMHAVTSTADVLELMRIGLMNRAVGATALNERSSRSHSVLTIHVYGMDLETGAVLRGNLHLVDLAGSERVDRSEATGERLREAQHINKSLSALGDVIFSLAQKSQHVPYRNSKLTQVLQSSLGGQAKTLMFVQLNPDVDSYSETISTLKFAERVSGVELGAAKSNKEGRNIRELMEQVGLLKETISRKDEEIERLQHLQASGNSVKCDMNSRRYDSSSPRRHSIGTALHNHRLSGGKGSGLFEKASSDTDNCSGNSERHSEAGSVKSMDDFKDLKTLLPQSKSMDYLSLKKEFVSQPKFVGPGVDQNDKEDLDLLGFGDADSDERLSDISDGCLSRAETEGSLGSAVEFTLFPESKPSEVAKPAGKAENKRLTFASGLPKPSQRPAQTRLPRLSLAKSSASKASSSMSESRKPPASGFSATKPGKRWH is encoded by the exons ATGGATATTTCGCCAGAACGCAGCTTGAGCGAAAATGGGGGATATGACAGCTCTAATGAAGCTCATGCTGATGATG TCAATAttcaatcattggttgagtggtTAAACCATGCCCTACCTCATTTAAATATGCCATTGGATGCTTCAGAGGAGGAACTGAGAGCATACTTGATTGATGGCACTGTCTTGTGTAGTATTTTGAACAAGTTCTGTCCTGGTTTAGTTGAAATG AGAGGCAGTTCTGAACCTGGACCAGAAAATATCCGAAAGTTTCTAGCAGCTATGGATGAATTGGCCTTGCCTAGGTTTGTACTTGCAGACATACAGGAG GGATACATGGAGCCAGTTCTGCAGTGTCTTGTGACCCTTAAAACACACATTGAATTTAATGGTGGGAAAGAGAGCATCCGTGAGCATCTAAGAAGAAGATGGAATCTACCAAAGATGGAGTTTTCAGAGGGAATCGATAACTCGCAAGTGGACACAATGACATATGGTGAAAACTCTTCCATATATGGAGAAGAGAGGCAAAGAGATTCTTTTGACAACAAATATGGAAGCG CGTCTGCTGCTTTGGTGCATGATGTTGTACACAATTTATCTGAGATGTTCCAACAAAAGCAAGGGTCTTATGCTGATCTTTCAGATTCCAATATTTTGGAATTGATGAAATCAAATGGGCTGGAC AATACCTCTACTCGAACATTGTTCAGCTTAGTGAACAGAATTCTGGAAGAAAGCATTGAAAGAAAGAATGGGCATGTCCATCAT CAGATGGCTCATATAGTGAAGAAAGTTGTGCAAGTTATTGAACAACGGGTTTCAACTCTAGCAGTGAACTTGAAAGAT CAAAACAATCTTTACAAGGTTCGCTTGGGAAAGTGCCAATCACGAATAAAAGTCTTAGAGACCCTTGCAGCTGGAACCACAGAAGAAATTCGG GTTTTGTTGTCACAGCTACAGCAAATCAAG attgagaaaactaaaatagaggaaaagaaaaaacttgaagagcAGGAGCTACTTAGAACAAAGCAAGAGAAAATCCACAGTGATATTGAGAACTCAACGCTGAAACATGAACTAGAGATAGCCAAGACAACACATGAAGAGCATTGCTTGCTATTGCAAGTGCAGGCTGAGGAAACTAAAGTTGAATTggagaagaaattaaaggaaCTTGAATGCTTCTTAGCAGAATCAATGAAGAGGGTGAAAGAACTCGAGTCATTTTCTGAATCTAAATCACAGAGATGGAAAAGTAAAGAGGGCTCCTATAGAAGCTTTATAGATTATCAATCTAGAGCTTTGAAG GAATTGAGGGCAGCTGCTGACTCTGTAAAACATGAGATCTTGAAGGCCAAAAGGAGTTACGCCGAGGAATTTAATTTCTTGG gtgtgaagctTAAAGGACTAGCAGATGCTGCTGCAAATTATCATTCAGTTCTTGCAGAAAATCGAAGGCTGTACAATGAGGTTCAGGATTTGAAAG GCAATATTAGAGTGTATTGTCGGATAAGACCATTCCTTCCTGGACAATCTAAGAAGCGAACAACAGTAGAATATATCGGTGAGAATGGTGAATTGGTTATATCAAATCCTTCAAAACAAGGAAAAGACAGTCATAGgcttttcaaattaaacaagGTTTTTGGTCCAGCAGCTACTCAAG AGGAGGTATTTTTAGACACCCAACCACTTATTCGGTCTGTTCTTGATGGATACAATGTATGTATATTTGCATATGGTCAAACAGGCTCAGGAAAGACCTATACAATG AGTGGGCCTAATATGACATCACAAGAAGATTGGGGGGTCAATTACCGAGCGCTGCATGATCTTTTTCAGATCTCCCAAAACAGGAAAAGCTCCATTTCATATGAAGTTGGTGTTCAAATGGTAGAAATTTACAATGAGCAAGTTCGTGATTTACTCTCAAGTGATGGTCCTCACAGAAG ACTTGGGATTTGGAGTACAACCCAACCAAATGGTTTGGCTGTCCCTGATGCCAGCATGCATGCTGTTACATCAACTGCAGATGTGTTGGAATTAATGCGCATTGGGTTAATGAACCGTGCAGTGGGCGCTACAGCTCTAAATGAAAGAAGTAGTAGATCCCACAG TGTTCTCACCATTCATGTCTATGGCATGGACTTGGAAACTGGTGCTGTTTTACGTGGTAACCTACACTTGGTTGACCTTGCTGGTAGTGAAAGAGTGGATCGATCTGAAGCTACTGGAGAAAGGTTGAGGGAAGCAcaacatataaataaatcattatctGCACTCGGGgatgttatattttctttagcGCAAAAGAGTCAGCATGTGCCATACAGAAATAGCAAACTAACTCAAGTACTTCAAAGTTCATTAG GTGGTCAAGCGAAGACCCTCATGTTTGTGCAGCTTAATCCTGATGTAGATTCCTATTCAGAAACTATAAGTACTTTGAAGTTTGCTGAGAGGGTTTCAGGGGTTGAGTTAGGTGCTGCAAAGAGCAACAAAGAGGGGAGAAATATTAGAGAACTCATGGAGCAG GTTGGATTGCTCAAAGAGACAATTTCAAGGAAAGATGAAGAGATTGAGCGGCTGCAGCATCTCCAGGCGAGTGGCAATAGTGTGAAGTGTGATATGAATTCACGTAGGTATGATTCCTCTTCTCCAAGAAGACATTCAATTGGGACTGCACTGCATAACCATAGGCTATCAGGAGGGAAAGGTTCAGGGCTTTTCGAGAAAGCATCTTCTGATACGGACAACTGTTCTGGGAACAGTGAAAGACACTCTGAAGCTGGTTCTGTAAAGTCAATGGATGACTTTAAGGATCTCAAAACTTTGCTTCCACAGTCAAAGTCAATGGATTACTTATCACTCAAAAAGGAATTTGTCTCTCAGCCTAAGTTTGTGGGACCAGGTGTTGATCAGAATGATAAAGAAGACCTTGATCTCTTGGGCTTTGGAGATGCAGATTCTGATGAGCGATTAAGTGACATATCTGATGGTTGTCTTTCAAGGGCTGAAACTGAAGGCTCTCTGGGTAGTGCAGTAGAGTTCACTCTTTTCCCTGAATCTAAACCTTCTGAAGTTGCAAAACCAGCCGGAAAGGCTGAGAACAAGAG ACTGACTTTTGCATCTGGGCTTCCTAAGCCTTCGCAAAGACCGGCGCAAACAAGATTACCACGCTTGTCTCTGGCTAAGAGCTCTGCCTCTAAGGCTTCATCGA GTATGTCAGAATCTAGGAAACCTCCTGCAAGCGGTTTCTCTGCAACCAAGCCAGGGAAACGATGGCACTGA